The Patagioenas fasciata isolate bPatFas1 chromosome 3, bPatFas1.hap1, whole genome shotgun sequence genome contains a region encoding:
- the BTBD3 gene encoding BTB/POZ domain-containing protein 3 isoform X1: protein MVDEKGKNMKCLTFFLMLPETVKNRSKKSSKKGNSSSSSSSSKLPPVCYEIITLKTKKKKKMAADIFPRKKPANTNTTAVQQYHQQNLNNNNTIPAPNWQGLYPTIRERNAVMFNNDLMADVHFVVGPPGGTQRLPGHKYVLAVGSSVFHAMFYGELAEDKDEIRIPDVEPAAFLAMLKYIYCDEIDLAADTVLATLYAAKKYIVPHLARACVNFLETSLSAKNACVLLSQSCLFEEPDLTQRCWEVIDAQAELALKSEGFCDIDFQTLESILRRETLNAKEIVVFEAALNWAEVECQRQELTATIDNKRKVLGKALYLIRIPTMALDDFANGAAQSGILTLNETNDIFLWYTAAKKPELQFVSKPRKGLVPQRCHRFQSCAYRSNQWRYRGRCDSIQFAVDKRVFIAGFGLYGSSCGSAEYSAKIELKRQGVILGQNLSKYFSDGSSNTFPVWFEYPVQIEPDTFYTASVILDGNELSYFGQEGMTEVQCGKVTVQFQCSSDSTNGTGVQGGQIPELIFYA, encoded by the exons ATGGTAGATGAGAAAGGAAAGAACATGAAATGTCTCACCTTCTTCTTGATGCTTCCAGAGACGGTCAAGAACAGGTCCAAGAAGAGCTCTAAGAAAGgaaatagcagcagcagcagtagcagcagcaaaTTGCCTCCAGTTTGCTATGAAATCATTACCTTGAAGaccaaaaagaagaagaagatggCTGCTGATATTTTTCCCCGAAAGAAGCCAGCCAACACTAATACAACGGCTGTCCAGCAGTACCACCAGCAAAATCTCAATAACAACAATACTATTCCAGCACCTAATTGGCAAGGACTTTATCCAACCATCAGAGAGAG AAATGCAGTGATGTTCAACAATGACTTGATGGCAGATGTTCATTTTGTGGTCGGGCCACCAGGTGGGACCCAGCGGCTGCCAGGACACAAA TATGTCCTGGCTGTTGGGAGCTCTGTATTCCATGCGATGTTTTACGGAGAGCTTGCTGAGGACAAAGATGAAATCCGTATACCAGATGTTGAGCCTGCTGCTTTTCTTGCAATGCTGAA ATACATATATTGTGATGAAATTGATTTGGCTGCAGATACCGTACTGGCCACGCTTTATGCTGCCAAGAAGTATATTGTCCCTCATCTTGCCCGTGCCTGCGTCAACTTTCTAGAGACAAGCCTAAGTGCAAAAAATGCGTGTGTGCTGCTTTCCCAGAGCTGCTTATTCGAGGAACCTGACCTGACCCAGCGCTGTTGGGAAGTGATTGATGCCCAAGCTGAGCTAGCTTTGAAGTCTGAGGGATTCTGTGACATTGATTTTCAAACACTTGAAAGCATTCTCCGAAGGGAGACTCTGAATGCCAAAGAAATAGTCGTTTTCGAAGCAGCTCTGAACTGGGCTGAAGTGGAGTGTCAGCGACAAGAGCTAACGGCTACCATAGACAACAAGCGCAAGGTCCTCGGGAAGGCTCTGTACTTGATACGCATCCCTACCATGGCACTCGATGACTTCGCGAATGGCGCTGCTCAGTCTGGGATTCTGACTCTCAACGAAACCAATGATATCTTCCTCTGGTATACGGCTGCCAAAAAGCCAGAGTTGCAATTCGTAAGCAAGCCCCGGAAAGGCCTCGTTCCTCAGCGGTGCCACCGTTTCCAGTCCTGTGCTTACCGCAGCAACCAGTGGCGCTACCGGGGCCGGTGTGACAGCATCCAGTTCGCTGTTGATAAGAGAGTGTTTATTGCTGGCTTTGGGCTTTATGGCTCCAGCTGTGGATCAGCAGAGTACAGTGCCAAGATTGAACTGAAACGACAAGGAGTTATCCTTGGCCAGAACTTGAGTAAATATTTCTCAGATGGTTCCAGTAACACTTTTCCTGTGTGGTTTGAATACCCAGTGCAGATTGAGCCTGACACCTTTTACACTGCTAGTGTGATTCTGGACGGTAATGAACTCAGCTATTTTGGACAAGAAGGAATGACAGAAGTTCAGTGTGGGAAGGTGACTGTTCAGTTTCAGTGCTCTTCGGACAGTACAAATGGCACTGGGGTACAGGGAGGGCAAATTCCTGAACTCATATTTTATGCTTGA
- the BTBD3 gene encoding BTB/POZ domain-containing protein 3 isoform X2, translating into MAADIFPRKKPANTNTTAVQQYHQQNLNNNNTIPAPNWQGLYPTIRERNAVMFNNDLMADVHFVVGPPGGTQRLPGHKYVLAVGSSVFHAMFYGELAEDKDEIRIPDVEPAAFLAMLKYIYCDEIDLAADTVLATLYAAKKYIVPHLARACVNFLETSLSAKNACVLLSQSCLFEEPDLTQRCWEVIDAQAELALKSEGFCDIDFQTLESILRRETLNAKEIVVFEAALNWAEVECQRQELTATIDNKRKVLGKALYLIRIPTMALDDFANGAAQSGILTLNETNDIFLWYTAAKKPELQFVSKPRKGLVPQRCHRFQSCAYRSNQWRYRGRCDSIQFAVDKRVFIAGFGLYGSSCGSAEYSAKIELKRQGVILGQNLSKYFSDGSSNTFPVWFEYPVQIEPDTFYTASVILDGNELSYFGQEGMTEVQCGKVTVQFQCSSDSTNGTGVQGGQIPELIFYA; encoded by the exons atggCTGCTGATATTTTTCCCCGAAAGAAGCCAGCCAACACTAATACAACGGCTGTCCAGCAGTACCACCAGCAAAATCTCAATAACAACAATACTATTCCAGCACCTAATTGGCAAGGACTTTATCCAACCATCAGAGAGAG AAATGCAGTGATGTTCAACAATGACTTGATGGCAGATGTTCATTTTGTGGTCGGGCCACCAGGTGGGACCCAGCGGCTGCCAGGACACAAA TATGTCCTGGCTGTTGGGAGCTCTGTATTCCATGCGATGTTTTACGGAGAGCTTGCTGAGGACAAAGATGAAATCCGTATACCAGATGTTGAGCCTGCTGCTTTTCTTGCAATGCTGAA ATACATATATTGTGATGAAATTGATTTGGCTGCAGATACCGTACTGGCCACGCTTTATGCTGCCAAGAAGTATATTGTCCCTCATCTTGCCCGTGCCTGCGTCAACTTTCTAGAGACAAGCCTAAGTGCAAAAAATGCGTGTGTGCTGCTTTCCCAGAGCTGCTTATTCGAGGAACCTGACCTGACCCAGCGCTGTTGGGAAGTGATTGATGCCCAAGCTGAGCTAGCTTTGAAGTCTGAGGGATTCTGTGACATTGATTTTCAAACACTTGAAAGCATTCTCCGAAGGGAGACTCTGAATGCCAAAGAAATAGTCGTTTTCGAAGCAGCTCTGAACTGGGCTGAAGTGGAGTGTCAGCGACAAGAGCTAACGGCTACCATAGACAACAAGCGCAAGGTCCTCGGGAAGGCTCTGTACTTGATACGCATCCCTACCATGGCACTCGATGACTTCGCGAATGGCGCTGCTCAGTCTGGGATTCTGACTCTCAACGAAACCAATGATATCTTCCTCTGGTATACGGCTGCCAAAAAGCCAGAGTTGCAATTCGTAAGCAAGCCCCGGAAAGGCCTCGTTCCTCAGCGGTGCCACCGTTTCCAGTCCTGTGCTTACCGCAGCAACCAGTGGCGCTACCGGGGCCGGTGTGACAGCATCCAGTTCGCTGTTGATAAGAGAGTGTTTATTGCTGGCTTTGGGCTTTATGGCTCCAGCTGTGGATCAGCAGAGTACAGTGCCAAGATTGAACTGAAACGACAAGGAGTTATCCTTGGCCAGAACTTGAGTAAATATTTCTCAGATGGTTCCAGTAACACTTTTCCTGTGTGGTTTGAATACCCAGTGCAGATTGAGCCTGACACCTTTTACACTGCTAGTGTGATTCTGGACGGTAATGAACTCAGCTATTTTGGACAAGAAGGAATGACAGAAGTTCAGTGTGGGAAGGTGACTGTTCAGTTTCAGTGCTCTTCGGACAGTACAAATGGCACTGGGGTACAGGGAGGGCAAATTCCTGAACTCATATTTTATGCTTGA